The Roseovarius sp. EL26 genome contains the following window.
ATCGTGCCTTGATCGAAGAAGACCCCGCCATTCTCGACATAGTGCCGCTGCACTACATCGCGTCATATCTTGGGATCACGCCGGTCTCGCTCAGCCGTATTCGAAAAAAGATCGCACTCTCTTAACAAACGATAAGGCGTCGCGACGCGCCCCCTTGTAAAGCCCGCATTGAAGGGCGCGGCGCTCTCTGGCAACGGCCACATTTTGCCGTGTGTTGATGAGGTTCGCAGCCGAGGAACGACATATGCGATTACGCGCTGCATCAAAGGAAAATCGAAATGAACGCAAGACTGTTGATCGGTCGGTTTTTAATCCTGCTTGGTCTTATCGGGGGCTTTATTAGTTTCTGGTACACGGTCAGCTTCACATGGAATCCTGAGTTTCAGTCCGTAAACCTTCCAGATGCGCCGACGCACGCAAACTATCATGCATTTCGCGGCGCTATGCTGGCGCTCGGAGTTAACCTGCTTCTCGTCTGGGTCGCGTTCAACGCCGCAAAACTCACGCGAGAAGGTTGGAGCATCGTGACCTTCATGACCGTTTTCTACTACCTAGGTTGGTGGGCGGCATGGCCGATCTGGGGCCTGCATGCCCCAAACATTACTGCCGAAATGAACCATGTTCTTGGAACGGTCGGAGGATTGGGCGGCCTGATCATTTTGCGGCCGAGTGGCACCGCGTGATGTAACGTACGCGGTTTCCTTCCCGCCATACTGGATGATGTTGCTATTAGACTCTCTCGGAGAAAGGTACTCCATTAACAGCGCAATTTACTGGCAATTCGGCTATTCACGCTCGGCGCAGCATTGGTCATTATGGGCTCTCTGCCAGTCACGGATGCGGTGCTGCATCTGCACCGTAATACGCAAGATCTTGCGACGCAAACGGCCCAAACCTGACATTGACCCAGCTATCAGGATGCTGCGAAGCGACCCGTCATTGCGGACTTTCGCTGCGATGGCAAAGTCTGGGGTTATGCGAACTTACCGTCTAGCGTACAAAACTGCCATTGGCCTAAAGTATACCAAGGGCAAGACCGGAAATAAGCGATCATTTGTATTTATTGGTTGAGCAGTGTCACGTCGTAAGCCTGTTGAAACGACATTTTTATTTTTCATACTGGGAAACAACGGCCAACAATTCGCGGACGAATTCACCAACAAGGTCTGATGCCTCTCCTGGTGGAGGGTGAAGAAGAACGACTTCGTGAAATACTTCCATCTCGATTGGAACAACTACAAGATTTCTGTTTTGAAAATGTGCCGCAGTAATAGGATCAATAATTGAAATCCCGACACCTTTTGCAACCAATTCGCAATTGGTTGCAAAGAACTGAGTGTGTATCGACGGCGCCCAGTCGAAGCCGGCAAGCGCAAAAGCTGCAGATAGCTGCCGGCTCGTGGAGTGATCGCTAAATAGCGCCACCAGTTTTTCAGATACCAGATCTTCGACAGACAAAACATCCCGCCCGGCCAACTTATGGCCTGCTGGGACAGCACAAACACATCGCAGGCTAATTTCACGGTAGACATTTCCTGACGGTTCCACCGGCGGTTCGACCAAGGCAATGTCATATTGCTGAGAAGGAAACAGGCTGCGGACCATGTGGGAACTTCGGGTCTGGATATCGAATTTCACATCTGGATAATTGAGGTGCATTCGGGCAATCGCTTGTGGCAATACGGTCAAACCATAACCGGGAAGCGTGGCTATCGTAATGGCGCCAAATTTTCCCTGACGGATCTGGCTGGCGACTTGGTTGGCAAGGTCCAAATCGCCTAAAAGACGGTCAGTGACTTCATAGAAGTATGTGGCTTCAACCGTTGGATGCAGCCGACCTGATCGACGATCAAAAAGCAAAAAGCCCAATTGATGTTCCAGATTTGCGATCATTGTGCTGACGCCGGGTTGGGACATGTTGAGCGCGACGGCTGCTTTCGAGACCGTTTTGTGCGCCATGATCATCTTAAAGCATTGAAGCTGTTTTAAATTCATCTAGTCCCTCGTGTCGGCTCAATACAGGTATTTTAATATCGTATACTAAACGCAAATTATATTATTATTATTGTATATTAATCTTGGCTACGCTCACCAAATGATAAGCATGAATGCTAGGGGAGCGAACCATGATCAATAAAATCAAATTTACTTTGTCGGGCCTGGCTTTTGCCATTGGTTCGAGTGCTGCATATGCAGATGAAGTCGCAATAAACTTAGGATTTGCAGCGCCGGTAGAAAGCGCCTATGGCGTTCTAGCCGCGAAATTCGAAGAACTGGCGGAGGAATACTCGGGCGGGACCATCGATGTGAAAGTCCGGTGCTGTACACAACTCGCCACTGAAGACGAAGCTTTCAAAGCAATGCAATTGGGCACGGTGGACATGTACATCATGACCCACAACAATATTTCGCCCCACTTTGCGCCGATGGAAGCGTTTGTACTGCCGTATATCTTCCAGAGCACGGATCACGCCTATGCCGTGTTGGACGGCGAAGTTGGTGCAGGGATAGCCGCGCAAATCAAGCAGAAGACGTCACTGGAATTGCTGACCTTCGGTTACGTCGAATACCGCGATTTTTACAATACCGAACGCCCTATCAACAGCATCGACGATATCAAGGGTATCCGCGTGCGCGTTCCACAAAACAATGTGATGATCAAAACGCACGAAGCATTCGGGTCAGTGCCATTGCCGATTGCGTGGTCCGAAACTCTGGCCGCTTTGCAAACCGGAGCCGTTTCTGCGGGTGACAGTGGCGCGTCTTTTGTTAAGTCACAAAAGTTTTACGAGATCGCTGACAATCTGGCCGTGCTTGAACATTTTGCCTTTTTCACACCGATGCTCGCGAGCAGCCGGATTATGGGCAAGTTGGACGAAGCCCAAAAAGACGCTGTGCGCCGAGCCGCGCTGGATGCGGGACAACACCAGCGTGAAGAAATGGCGCGTCAGTTGGAAGAAGCCCGTGAATTCCTAGCGGCAGACGGTGGCATGACAATCACCTTCCCGGACAAGGAAGGCTTTATCGCTGCAGGTATCGAAGTGCAGGACACGTTCATCGAAGAAGGTGCCAATGAGGCGACCAAGACGCTGATCCTCGATATTCGCGCGGCGGCCGAATAACGAGCACACCTCCCGTGGCTTTTTGGGTCCACCTTTTGGGGTGCGTGAAATATGCGCACCCCCTTTTTCAGAATTGGAGACAAGCATGTTTGCGAATGCTCTGCATAAATTGGATACGCGTTTCGAAGAGATATTCTGCGTTATTGGCCTGTCGGTCATGGCCACATGCATCTTTGCGCAAGTCGTTCTGCGTGTGTTCTTTGAATCCGCGTTTCACGGCGCGGAAGAACTCGCTGTCTACGGCATGGTGACCGCCGTTTATCTTGGATGTTCAATGGCCATTCGCGAACGCGCGCATATCCGGATTACCTTCCTCGTCGAAAAGCTTCCGCACAAAGGGCAAGTCTTTTGTATCGTCATGGCAGATCTGCTTTGGTTTGCATTCATTCTGCTGTTGCTCAAAGAAAGCATCGCCTGGATCCAGCTGTTGATCCAGTTTGATTACATATCACCCGCCTTGGGAATTGATCAAAAATACCCCCAATCTGTAGTCCCACTTGCCTTGTGTCTAATGATCGGACGCATGATTCAAGTCTACTACCGGTGGATCATTCGGGACAACAAAGAAGGATTGCCGCTATGAACGGTCCAACGTGGATGGCGGCAGTCTTTCTGTTCACCATCGTTATCGGGGTCCCAATCCCCTTCGCTGCGGGTATCGCAACGGTTATTGGCCTCTATATTGCCGATATCCCGCTCACGCTGTTGGCGCAGAGTGCCTACAACGCATTTGAGCCCTTTCCACTGACCACAATTCCGCTTTTCGTTCTGGCAGGCCAGCTCATGGAAAAGGGTGGTATGTCCGAAAAACTGATCGAGATCGCTCAACGGATGATCGGGGCCTACAAGGGTGGCATTGGTCTTGTGACCGTTGTAGCCTGCATGTTTTTCTCGGCTCTTTCCGGATCTGGTCCAGCAACAACTGCCGCTATCGGGTCGATCACCATTCCGACCATGCTAAAGGAAAAATACCGCCCTCGTTTCGCTGGTGCGGTAGCAGCGGCGGCAGGAGCGATGGGCAGTATGATACCGCCCAGCAACCTGCTGATCATCTATGGCCTCGTTACAGACGAGAGCATTCCGCGTCTCTTCCTGGCGGGCATTGTTCCAGGGTTGTTCCTAGGCTTCCTGCTTTGCGTCGTTACTTACGGCATAGCCAAAAAGAATAACTATGGCGGCACCGGCGATAGGTTCACGCTTGTCCCTCTCCTGTGGGCACTTTGGGAAGGAAAATGGGCCATCGGTGCACCAGTCTTTATTCTGGGTGGTATCTATGCTGGTTTCTTCACACCTTCAGAAGCCGCTGCGGCCGCCGTTTTCTATGGGCTTTTTGTCGGCCTCTTTATCTATCGTGGCCTGACCTGGCGCGGTGTCTACGAATCCCTGCGGTTTACGGCGCTCCTTGCTGGTTCCATCCTGTTCATTCTGGGTTCAACCAAAGCCTTTGGTCAACTGGTCACGATCTTTGACATCCCGGACATGGTTGGCGCTGCCTTCTCAGGCATCATTGATTATCCTTGGCTGGTGATGCTTTGTATCGGTGTGGTCTACATCTTTGTTGGTATGTGGTTGGAATCAATCCCACAGATCATCATCTTCACTGCGGTCATGCTGCCAATCACGACCCAAATTGGTGTTGATCCGATTGTGTTTGGTGTCTTCACCGTGATGGCTTGCGAGGTAGGTTTCTTAACGCCACCTATTGGAGTGAACCTCTTTGTTGCCTCCAAACTGACAAAAACATCCGTCGAGGATATCTCAGTGGGCGTTATTCCACTGTTGATCCCTTACCTTTTCATCATCGTTCTTCTCTGCTTCTGGGGAGACTGGGTGACCTGGTTGCCCGATCTCGTCATGGGCCCATCGCTGGACTAGGAGATTTCAATGACCAACAAGAGTGAACTTCCTTTCCTGCATGGCATGAGTGAACCCGCGACCTTCATGGGCGTGCCATTCTCATCGGATCTGAAAACATGTGAGGCTGCAATCCTGGGCATCCCCTTTGATTGCGGCCAGCACCCAACACGTATCGGGGCCCGTGGTGGGCCCCGTGCAATCCGTGCACAATCTTCTTTAGTAAGGCGATATCAGCCACCCTTCGCTGATTTCGACCCCTTGGAAGAACTAAATGTTGTTGACATGGGAGATGTATCAGTAACGTCAGCCAAACTTGAAGACGCATCACAGCAGATTGAGGCGTCCTTAGATTATATACTCAAAAACTCAGCGGTGCCCATCACATTTGGCGGCGATGGGGCGGTGACACTTCCTCAGTTGCGGTCGGTCTACCGCAAGTATCCTGAATTGTGCGTTGTGCATTTAGATGCTCATGCGGATGCCAGCATCGGCGATGGACCAAACTACGATGATCGCTACAACACCGCGACCACCTTCACCCGAGCCGCTGACGAAGGCCTAGTGGATACGTCCCGCTCATTTCACATCGGTGCGAGAGGGACTTTGCCGCTGCAAGGAACATACAAGCACGCTCAGGGACTAGGATATCAATTGATCACAACTGATGTAATGCTTGAGCGTGGAATTCCAAACGTCGCAGAAGAGGTGCATCAAACCATTGGCAACAAGCCGGTTTATCTATGCTTTGACATGGACTTTTTTGATCCGTCCTGTGCGCCGGGTGTCTGTACACCGACCTGGGGTGGCCCGACGGCGCGCGAGGGATTGACCTTGTTGCGATGGCTGTCCGAGTTAAACATCGTCGCAGTGGATATCAATACCGTCAGTCCCGATCATGACGTAGGAGGCATGACCGCATTTCTAGCCGGAACGGTTGCGATGGAGTGCGCCACTCTAATAGCCATGAAGGCACGGACAGAAACACAAAGCGAAAAATCTGTTGCTGCCAAACAAGTTAAAGCGGATTGAGGAATTGACTATCTTTGACATATCTCTACTGGCTATGGCCGCATTCTTTGCTGGCATCGTTAATTCGATTGCGGGTGGCGGCAGCTTTCTGACCTTCCCCGCGTTAGTGTTCACGGGCGTGCCGACCATTGCCGCCAACGCCACGAGTGCTGTGGCTGTCTTCCCTGGTTATCTCAGCGGCGCATTAGGCTTTCTTAAAGAGTTGCGGGACTTCCCGCTCCGGCAATGGCTGGTGCTCTTAGGGTTGTCATTACTGGGCGGCGTGCTGGGAGCGCTGTTGCTATTGATAACACCCGCAAGTGTGTTTGCGGCCGTAGTGCCCTGGCTTCTAGGGTTTGCGACCCTCATATTCGCCCTCGGTTACCGCGTCTCGGCCTGGGCTGAGCGAAACATAAAGGCTGAAGGCTTCACTGGAAACTTCGCAACGTTGTTGGTTTGTATCTACGGCGGCTACTTCAATGGTGGTCTGGGCATCGTCCTTTTGGCATTATTTTCTGCGTTGGGCATGCGCGACATCAACCTGATGAATGGGCTTAAGAATGGTATGTCATTCGTACTGTCTGGCGCATCGGTTGTTACTTTCGCCTTGGCCGGCATCGTAGTCTGGCCGCAGGCCTTATTGATGATGGTTGCCGCAACTATTGGCGGCTATTGCGGTGCTATCGTCGCACGGCGTCTTTCGGCGGGCGTCGTTCGGGCAATCGTTGTTTGTATTGGTTTAGCAATGACTGTGGTATTCGCAGCCAAAACATTGTGAATTGTATTTAGTCAAAAGCCTGAATTTGAGAAGAAACTCTACACCACGACCTTTATGCTGTTGAGCGCAAGAACTGGGTGATGATTAAAGTGAGAAATGCGCCACTTACCAATTTTAGCTTCTGGCCAAAAATACTACCGTCATACTCAGACCGACCATAATTACGATTGCCCGGATCACGGGGACAGGTAATTTTCGGGCCAGTCTTGCACCCACATAACCTCCGATTGTTGCGGCCATCATCATAATCGCCGCTTCTCGCATATAAACGATGCCCGCCAGTAAAAAGGTCACAACCGATGCGCCGGACAAAATGAAGGACAATGCATTCTTGAGGCCGTTCATCAGGTTCATGTCGCGAAAGCCCAAGCCTGAAAACAATGCAAGCAGAACAATTCCCAATCCGCCATTGAAGTAACCACCGTAGGTCGTGACGGCCAATGTGGCGGCGGTCTTACCGATGGGGTTTGTGTCTTTGTCACCTTTGGTCCAAGCGCGTATCTTTTTGTCAAAGGCAAAAAGTAGCGTTGCAAAAAGCAACAACCACGGGACAATGAAACTGAACACTTCTGATGGTGTGACAAGCAGCAAGAGAGCCCCTGCGACGCCACCGATGACGGACAAACCTAACAGCCAATAAAGCTCTCGCCGGTCAAAGGCCTTAATCTCTGATAAAAAACCCGCAGCGCCACTCAGATACCCGGGGAAAACCGCGACGGCACTTGTTGCATTCGCCGCAATAGCAGGCACACCAATAAAGACAAGCGCAGGGAAGGTCAGAAAGCTGCCACCCCCGGCAATCGCATTCAAAACACCCGCGAAAAAGGCAGCGAGAGAGATCAGGACAACATCAAGCATTATGCACCAGATAATCATGAGCAGACAATGCGAAGATATCCACCAATGCGTATAGCTCATCAAGCATGATATGTTCATCTGCCGCGCCAAGGTTGTAGGCCATCAAACCGCACACAACAGAGGGGACTCCAGCATACCGATAGAGCCTCGCATCAGATGCGCCTACGCGCATAGTCACTGCGGGCTCCTTCCCCAGAACCGTTGTGCAATTCTGGCGAACCGCTTCTATCACCGGGTGATCTGGGGCGGTCCAGCTGGGTTCATAGCGGCGCGTAATTTCTAGCTCGATTCCCTCATCGGCCTCGCAAAGGCGCATCATCTCTGCTTCGACTTGTGCAACGGAAACGCCAACCGGCAAGCGGACATCACAGGTGAACTCTGCTCGATCTGCGACCAGGTTGGACAGCCTTCCGCCATTCATGGTGCCAAAAGTAACTGTGACGTTCTTCAAGACATTCGTTTCACCTTCGCCCGACAGGTTTTCAGACCTCTCAGACCAGTGATCAATCGCCGACACAACGTTGTGACCCGTGGTGTCTGTTGGAAATGACCGCAAGGATTTGAAACTTTCCATAACGGCAGTCAACTTCTCGATTGCGCTTTCGCCACGGTGCACATGTGCCGCATGAGTTGACCTGCCTTTTGCAGTGACCTTTGCCCAAACCATCCCCTTTTCGCCAAAGCGCAAAATGTGGGGCGAACCGACATCACCGCTGATCATCGCATCACCAACCGCATGCGGGACATTATCAAGCAGAAATTGCGTCCCCAACACACCCATGGTTTCCTCGTCACCTGCGAATGTGCCGACAATTTCTCCCGGAAAATCCGCACCGGTCTCAGCGAGACATTTCATCGCCAGAAGGCTGGCCGCAATACCGCCTTTCATGTCAGAAATACCCAGGCCATAGGCTTTGTCACCATCGACTTCGCCCTTTGGATCACGCGTCCAGCCAGATAGATCCCCGGCAGGGAATGTATCCATGTGCCCATT
Protein-coding sequences here:
- a CDS encoding sulfite exporter TauE/SafE family protein, whose amino-acid sequence is MTIFDISLLAMAAFFAGIVNSIAGGGSFLTFPALVFTGVPTIAANATSAVAVFPGYLSGALGFLKELRDFPLRQWLVLLGLSLLGGVLGALLLLITPASVFAAVVPWLLGFATLIFALGYRVSAWAERNIKAEGFTGNFATLLVCIYGGYFNGGLGIVLLALFSALGMRDINLMNGLKNGMSFVLSGASVVTFALAGIVVWPQALLMMVAATIGGYCGAIVARRLSAGVVRAIVVCIGLAMTVVFAAKTL
- a CDS encoding M20/M25/M40 family metallo-hydrolase → MELNKTEQNLRNKIWFWLNENRNQVVDLTLRLVKIKSQQPEGDVRAMANEIETIAREIPGTIVERFISEEPVHNLVIRLPGNRPGKRLIFNGHMDTFPAGDLSGWTRDPKGEVDGDKAYGLGISDMKGGIAASLLAMKCLAETGADFPGEIVGTFAGDEETMGVLGTQFLLDNVPHAVGDAMISGDVGSPHILRFGEKGMVWAKVTAKGRSTHAAHVHRGESAIEKLTAVMESFKSLRSFPTDTTGHNVVSAIDHWSERSENLSGEGETNVLKNVTVTFGTMNGGRLSNLVADRAEFTCDVRLPVGVSVAQVEAEMMRLCEADEGIELEITRRYEPSWTAPDHPVIEAVRQNCTTVLGKEPAVTMRVGASDARLYRYAGVPSVVCGLMAYNLGAADEHIMLDELYALVDIFALSAHDYLVHNA
- a CDS encoding TRAP transporter substrate-binding protein, producing the protein MINKIKFTLSGLAFAIGSSAAYADEVAINLGFAAPVESAYGVLAAKFEELAEEYSGGTIDVKVRCCTQLATEDEAFKAMQLGTVDMYIMTHNNISPHFAPMEAFVLPYIFQSTDHAYAVLDGEVGAGIAAQIKQKTSLELLTFGYVEYRDFYNTERPINSIDDIKGIRVRVPQNNVMIKTHEAFGSVPLPIAWSETLAALQTGAVSAGDSGASFVKSQKFYEIADNLAVLEHFAFFTPMLASSRIMGKLDEAQKDAVRRAALDAGQHQREEMARQLEEAREFLAADGGMTITFPDKEGFIAAGIEVQDTFIEEGANEATKTLILDIRAAAE
- a CDS encoding TRAP transporter small permease, coding for MFANALHKLDTRFEEIFCVIGLSVMATCIFAQVVLRVFFESAFHGAEELAVYGMVTAVYLGCSMAIRERAHIRITFLVEKLPHKGQVFCIVMADLLWFAFILLLLKESIAWIQLLIQFDYISPALGIDQKYPQSVVPLALCLMIGRMIQVYYRWIIRDNKEGLPL
- a CDS encoding arginase family protein translates to MTNKSELPFLHGMSEPATFMGVPFSSDLKTCEAAILGIPFDCGQHPTRIGARGGPRAIRAQSSLVRRYQPPFADFDPLEELNVVDMGDVSVTSAKLEDASQQIEASLDYILKNSAVPITFGGDGAVTLPQLRSVYRKYPELCVVHLDAHADASIGDGPNYDDRYNTATTFTRAADEGLVDTSRSFHIGARGTLPLQGTYKHAQGLGYQLITTDVMLERGIPNVAEEVHQTIGNKPVYLCFDMDFFDPSCAPGVCTPTWGGPTAREGLTLLRWLSELNIVAVDINTVSPDHDVGGMTAFLAGTVAMECATLIAMKARTETQSEKSVAAKQVKAD
- a CDS encoding sulfite exporter TauE/SafE family protein — its product is MLDVVLISLAAFFAGVLNAIAGGGSFLTFPALVFIGVPAIAANATSAVAVFPGYLSGAAGFLSEIKAFDRRELYWLLGLSVIGGVAGALLLLVTPSEVFSFIVPWLLLFATLLFAFDKKIRAWTKGDKDTNPIGKTAATLAVTTYGGYFNGGLGIVLLALFSGLGFRDMNLMNGLKNALSFILSGASVVTFLLAGIVYMREAAIMMMAATIGGYVGARLARKLPVPVIRAIVIMVGLSMTVVFLARS
- a CDS encoding TRAP transporter large permease produces the protein MNGPTWMAAVFLFTIVIGVPIPFAAGIATVIGLYIADIPLTLLAQSAYNAFEPFPLTTIPLFVLAGQLMEKGGMSEKLIEIAQRMIGAYKGGIGLVTVVACMFFSALSGSGPATTAAIGSITIPTMLKEKYRPRFAGAVAAAAGAMGSMIPPSNLLIIYGLVTDESIPRLFLAGIVPGLFLGFLLCVVTYGIAKKNNYGGTGDRFTLVPLLWALWEGKWAIGAPVFILGGIYAGFFTPSEAAAAAVFYGLFVGLFIYRGLTWRGVYESLRFTALLAGSILFILGSTKAFGQLVTIFDIPDMVGAAFSGIIDYPWLVMLCIGVVYIFVGMWLESIPQIIIFTAVMLPITTQIGVDPIVFGVFTVMACEVGFLTPPIGVNLFVASKLTKTSVEDISVGVIPLLIPYLFIIVLLCFWGDWVTWLPDLVMGPSLD
- a CDS encoding LysR substrate-binding domain-containing protein; translation: MNLKQLQCFKMIMAHKTVSKAAVALNMSQPGVSTMIANLEHQLGFLLFDRRSGRLHPTVEATYFYEVTDRLLGDLDLANQVASQIRQGKFGAITIATLPGYGLTVLPQAIARMHLNYPDVKFDIQTRSSHMVRSLFPSQQYDIALVEPPVEPSGNVYREISLRCVCAVPAGHKLAGRDVLSVEDLVSEKLVALFSDHSTSRQLSAAFALAGFDWAPSIHTQFFATNCELVAKGVGISIIDPITAAHFQNRNLVVVPIEMEVFHEVVLLHPPPGEASDLVGEFVRELLAVVSQYEK